The following are encoded together in the Bacteroidota bacterium genome:
- the mfd gene encoding transcription-repair coupling factor: MTLQELQQQYAADTQVRELTAAFGETQPARVHLRGLAGSLPAVIAAAVMRETPLSHMFVLPDKEAAAYFLNDLETLLTTTNEAGDEKLEIPLVFFPASYRRPYQIEETDNANVLLRAEVLDRIRRDGRAVVVTYPQALSEKVVTRQLLAKNTLELKRSEKVSIAFVTDLLFEYGFEHVDYVYEAGQYAVRGGIVDVFSFANEHPYRIEFFGDEVDSIRTFDPLTQLSLKNLDRLTIIPNVQGKLLAESRESFFDYFISAGNGKFSQALWLMDIEQAEGLIQKEFEQAQKIFSTEVEGSTVRRLSPEEQYIGADDFRRSLEKLTAVEFGNRFALKASHSLTFTVVPQPAFNKNFDLLTQTLSKHTTNGYRNLIFADNAKQAERIRAIFDDIGRRIDYTPLVASIHEGFIDHKLKIACFTDHQIFERYHRFRLRDGYQRKKEAMTLKELRGLQPGDYVTHIDHGVGRFAGLEKMEVNGKVQEAIRLMYRDNDVLYVSIHSLHRIAKYAGKEGEVPRIDKIGSASWQNLKQKTKTKVKEIAFDLIKLYASRKAQVGHAFQQDNYLQNELEASFIYEDTPDQLKATQDVKRDMESDAPMDRLVCGDVGFGKTEVAIRAAFKAVCDSKQVAVLVPTTILALQHYKTFRDRLKDFPAKVDYLNRFRTAKEKKEVLEKLAEGKIDILIGTHTLTSKDIKFKDLGLLVIDEEQKFGVAVKDKLKTMKTNVDTLTLTATPIPRTLQFSLMSARDLSVINTPPPNRFPVQTELHTFNEEVIRDAVSYEMQRGGQVFVVHNRVQTLPEIAGMVSRLCPDARVVMAHGQLEAGKLEQAMVDFIEGEYDVLVATTIIESGLDVSNANTIIITDAHMFGLSDLHQMRGRVGRSNRKAFCYLFTPPPFMLTSEAQRRLKAIEEFSDLGSGFHIALRDLDIRGAGNLLGGEQSGFISDIGFDMYQKILDEAIQELKETEFKDLFREEEQQRKTRRRDDPNARHIGVYVKDTQIDTDLGIHIPDGYVQTITERLALYRQLDDSQTDNDLMRFESMLRDRFGPVPESVTELIDAVRLRWIAMDIGIEKVLLKNGKMICYFISNQQSPYYSSDAFTSVLKFVQANPRAAKMKEANNKLTLTFEGVASIAAALVALKPMIDIQQETE, translated from the coding sequence GTGACGTTACAGGAATTACAACAGCAATATGCCGCCGATACACAGGTGCGCGAACTTACTGCCGCTTTTGGCGAAACACAACCTGCACGTGTGCATTTACGCGGACTGGCGGGCTCGTTGCCGGCGGTTATTGCGGCAGCAGTGATGCGTGAAACACCGCTCTCGCACATGTTTGTGCTGCCCGATAAAGAAGCTGCCGCGTATTTCCTGAACGACCTCGAAACACTGCTCACCACCACCAATGAAGCAGGCGACGAAAAGCTGGAAATTCCGCTCGTGTTCTTTCCTGCTTCGTACCGCCGGCCTTACCAGATTGAAGAAACCGACAATGCCAATGTACTGCTGCGAGCCGAAGTGCTCGACCGCATACGCCGCGACGGGCGTGCAGTAGTGGTTACGTATCCGCAGGCGCTGTCGGAAAAAGTGGTGACACGGCAACTCCTCGCCAAAAATACACTCGAACTCAAACGCAGCGAAAAAGTGTCGATTGCGTTTGTCACCGATCTGCTTTTTGAATACGGCTTTGAGCATGTGGATTATGTGTATGAAGCCGGGCAATATGCGGTACGCGGAGGCATTGTGGATGTGTTTTCCTTTGCCAACGAACATCCGTACCGCATCGAATTTTTTGGCGATGAAGTAGATTCCATCCGCACCTTTGACCCGCTCACGCAGCTTTCGTTAAAAAATCTCGACCGCCTTACCATTATTCCCAACGTGCAGGGTAAGCTGCTGGCCGAAAGCCGTGAATCGTTTTTCGATTACTTCATCTCGGCAGGCAACGGAAAATTCAGCCAGGCGTTGTGGCTCATGGATATTGAGCAGGCCGAAGGGCTTATCCAGAAAGAGTTTGAACAGGCGCAGAAAATTTTCAGCACCGAAGTGGAAGGCAGCACCGTGCGCAGGCTTTCGCCCGAAGAGCAATACATTGGTGCCGACGATTTTCGCCGTTCACTCGAAAAGCTTACGGCCGTAGAGTTCGGAAATCGCTTTGCCCTCAAGGCTTCACACAGCTTAACGTTTACCGTTGTGCCGCAGCCGGCATTCAATAAAAACTTCGACCTGCTCACGCAAACACTTTCCAAACACACCACCAACGGCTACCGCAACCTGATCTTTGCCGATAACGCCAAGCAGGCCGAACGCATCCGCGCCATCTTCGACGATATTGGCCGGCGTATTGATTACACGCCGCTTGTGGCTTCCATTCACGAAGGCTTTATCGATCACAAGCTGAAAATAGCCTGCTTTACCGATCACCAGATCTTTGAACGTTACCACCGCTTCCGCCTGCGCGACGGCTATCAGCGCAAGAAAGAAGCCATGACGCTCAAAGAACTGCGCGGCCTGCAGCCCGGCGATTACGTAACTCACATCGACCACGGCGTGGGGCGTTTTGCCGGTCTTGAAAAAATGGAGGTGAACGGCAAAGTACAGGAAGCCATACGCCTCATGTACCGCGATAACGATGTGCTTTACGTGAGTATCCATTCGCTGCACCGCATTGCGAAATACGCCGGTAAAGAAGGCGAGGTGCCGCGCATTGATAAAATCGGCTCGGCTTCGTGGCAGAACCTCAAGCAGAAAACAAAGACGAAGGTGAAGGAAATAGCCTTCGATCTTATCAAACTCTACGCATCACGTAAAGCGCAGGTGGGGCACGCGTTTCAGCAGGACAATTATTTGCAGAACGAGCTTGAGGCTTCATTCATTTATGAAGATACGCCCGACCAGCTTAAAGCTACGCAGGACGTAAAACGCGATATGGAAAGCGATGCGCCGATGGACAGACTTGTGTGTGGTGATGTGGGATTTGGGAAAACAGAGGTGGCTATTCGCGCCGCGTTTAAAGCCGTGTGCGACAGTAAGCAGGTGGCTGTGCTTGTGCCTACTACCATTCTTGCATTGCAGCACTACAAAACATTCCGCGACAGGCTGAAGGATTTTCCGGCCAAAGTAGATTACCTCAACCGCTTCCGCACAGCAAAAGAAAAGAAGGAAGTGCTTGAGAAACTGGCCGAAGGGAAAATTGATATTCTCATTGGTACGCACACACTTACAAGCAAAGATATCAAGTTTAAAGATCTTGGTTTGCTTGTAATTGATGAAGAGCAAAAGTTTGGTGTAGCCGTGAAAGATAAGCTCAAGACCATGAAAACAAACGTGGATACGCTTACGCTCACGGCTACGCCTATTCCGCGCACGCTGCAGTTTTCGCTCATGAGTGCGCGCGACCTGAGTGTGATCAACACGCCGCCGCCAAACCGTTTTCCGGTGCAAACCGAGCTGCATACGTTTAATGAAGAGGTAATACGCGATGCAGTTTCGTATGAAATGCAGCGGGGCGGACAGGTGTTTGTGGTGCATAACCGCGTGCAGACCCTGCCCGAAATTGCCGGAATGGTTTCGCGGCTTTGTCCCGATGCACGTGTGGTAATGGCGCACGGACAGCTTGAAGCCGGGAAGCTGGAGCAGGCAATGGTCGATTTCATTGAAGGCGAATACGATGTGCTGGTGGCCACCACCATTATCGAATCGGGCCTTGATGTGAGCAACGCAAACACGATAATTATTACCGATGCACACATGTTTGGTCTCAGCGATTTGCACCAGATGCGCGGCCGCGTGGGCCGCTCAAACCGAAAGGCATTCTGTTACCTGTTTACGCCGCCGCCGTTTATGCTCACCAGCGAGGCGCAGCGCAGGCTCAAAGCCATTGAAGAATTTTCCGACCTCGGCAGCGGCTTCCACATTGCCCTGCGCGACCTTGACATACGCGGCGCAGGCAACCTGCTGGGCGGCGAACAAAGCGGCTTCATCTCCGATATTGGTTTTGATATGTATCAGAAAATTCTCGACGAAGCCATTCAGGAACTTAAGGAAACCGAGTTTAAAGACCTCTTCCGCGAAGAAGAACAGCAACGCAAAACCCGCCGCCGCGATGATCCAAACGCCCGCCACATCGGCGTGTATGTAAAAGATACACAAATCGACACCGATCTCGGCATTCACATCCCCGACGGCTATGTGCAAACCATCACCGAACGTCTGGCACTCTACCGCCAGCTCGATGACAGCCAGACCGACAACGACCTCATGCGTTTCGAAAGCATGCTCCGCGACCGTTTCGGCCCTGTCCCCGAATCGGTAACTGAACTCATTGATGCGGTGCGCCTGCGCTGGATAGCCATGGATATCGGCATCGAAAAAGTGCTGCTCAAAAACGGAAAAATGATTTGCTACTTCATCAGCAATCAGCAATCACCCTACTATTCGTCTGACGCATTTACTTCTGTACTCAAATTCGTTCAGGCCAATCCCCGCGCAGCTAAAATGAAAGAAGCCAACAACAAACTCACACTAACGTTTGAAGGTGTTGCTTCTATTGCCGCTGCGCTGGTGGCACTGAAGCCGATGATTGACATCCAGCAGGAAACCGAATAA
- a CDS encoding SpoIIE family protein phosphatase, producing MPVIPLFRRLMLCVALLAAWPVYAQQYNFKLYGTRDGLVHSIVKTIFRDSRGYLWFGTQGGVSRFDGKHFVNFTEKNGLPGNDITSISEDGKGNIWIATYGFGVAKYDGTGFTVFQEDKDKKNPKALPHNTVYAVFPDKAGNMLVTTFGGGLARFNGKDFDVFNEKNGLPASHLLKGTIDQKGLVWLGSRGKGVFSFDGKTFTNYNADNGLTATSYYSILADSKGEVWLASVSKGIDILGKNGKARHLAVPEIEGGLISGMVEDHHGNYWIAAKTGLYKYNAAGSFLYTEANGLPSNNILSLIEDAEGNIWIGTTAGLCLFRNEAIVHYTDKEGLPRKVVTAFFTDSRGNQLAGVSNGGLLQIIENKMVPVDIPELNGHSVTAICEDRKGRLWVGCENQPEGFVVLGWQNGKWEKLPETATYNTYFATRTIPRIHCDRSGNVWVISYGNGLAVFPASEQKDQFRRFTDSTGLPTNNLLSMCEDNAGNIWIGTLQQGVIRFAPDGKTTPFTEKEGLGDNTVWSATTGAGGSLYFGTSDNGISCFSGGRFTVISSAQGLCSDLIYALLTDSKGQLWVGTDKGINVLAFGGGFTVSKLKFIGTGDGMRSPEVSQNALFEDKNGLVWMGTGEGLARWNQRLDFPNTNPPAVVLNGIRLFYQPADWAKLGLTPDPLKGYPLNPVFSYRDNHLTFDFQALSTDNVRYQFMLEGLDDNWSPLTTGNEAVYTNIPPGRDYRFVVKAQNRDGVWSNVVFSYPFSIRPPFWKTWWFIALMALLSVAGIYAFIRTRTARLQREKKVLEDRVQERTAELRVANDQLSVAYKDIKDSINYARRIQTAMLPEAKELAKTFTDHFVFFRPRDVVSGDFYWHFPKGDRIYFAAIDCTGHGVPGAFMSIIGNSLLHEILNEEETPSPAHILNTLRDKLMLALRQRGADSENRDGMDMVLCCWERHTGKLIFSGANNPLYHFRAGSLTEYKTNAQPIGAYGDVLHPFTETTIDIAPGDAIYLFTDGYPDQFGGEKGKKYLYSRFKTLLSTIHSQPMNIQNAKMDEELKAWMGANEQVDDILVMGVRF from the coding sequence ATGCCTGTAATTCCCCTTTTTCGTCGCTTAATGCTGTGTGTGGCTTTGTTAGCCGCATGGCCGGTTTATGCCCAGCAATATAATTTTAAACTGTATGGCACCCGCGATGGTCTTGTGCATTCCATTGTAAAGACCATTTTCCGCGACAGTCGCGGCTATCTTTGGTTCGGAACCCAGGGTGGTGTGAGCCGTTTTGATGGTAAACATTTTGTAAATTTTACGGAGAAAAACGGATTACCCGGGAACGACATTACCTCCATTTCGGAAGACGGGAAGGGGAATATCTGGATTGCCACCTATGGTTTTGGTGTAGCAAAATATGACGGAACAGGGTTCACTGTTTTTCAGGAGGATAAAGACAAAAAAAATCCGAAGGCACTGCCGCACAATACCGTATATGCTGTTTTTCCCGACAAGGCGGGGAATATGCTTGTGACTACTTTTGGTGGCGGACTGGCCCGGTTTAACGGGAAGGATTTTGATGTGTTCAATGAAAAAAACGGACTTCCGGCCTCACACCTGCTGAAAGGTACAATTGATCAGAAGGGGCTTGTGTGGCTTGGGTCGCGTGGGAAAGGGGTATTCAGTTTCGACGGGAAAACGTTTACCAACTACAATGCAGATAACGGATTAACGGCTACTTCCTATTACTCCATTCTGGCCGATTCGAAAGGAGAAGTGTGGCTGGCATCGGTATCCAAAGGCATTGATATTTTGGGAAAAAACGGTAAGGCGCGGCATCTTGCCGTGCCCGAAATTGAAGGCGGGCTCATTTCAGGCATGGTGGAAGACCACCACGGCAATTACTGGATAGCCGCCAAAACCGGCCTCTACAAATACAATGCAGCAGGCTCTTTTCTTTACACCGAAGCAAACGGACTGCCTTCAAACAATATCCTTTCGCTTATTGAAGATGCGGAAGGCAACATCTGGATTGGCACTACAGCCGGACTTTGTTTGTTCCGTAACGAAGCCATTGTGCATTATACCGACAAGGAAGGGCTGCCGCGAAAAGTGGTTACGGCTTTTTTTACCGACAGCCGGGGCAATCAGCTGGCTGGTGTGTCCAATGGCGGCTTGCTGCAAATTATAGAAAACAAAATGGTGCCGGTAGATATTCCCGAACTCAACGGACATTCGGTTACTGCGATCTGCGAAGACCGTAAAGGCCGTCTTTGGGTGGGTTGCGAAAACCAGCCCGAAGGTTTTGTGGTACTTGGCTGGCAAAACGGCAAATGGGAAAAACTTCCCGAAACAGCTACCTATAACACTTACTTTGCCACACGCACCATACCTCGTATTCACTGCGACAGAAGCGGGAATGTCTGGGTAATTTCATACGGAAACGGTTTGGCCGTGTTTCCCGCCAGCGAACAGAAAGACCAGTTCCGCCGTTTTACCGACAGCACCGGATTGCCAACAAACAACCTGCTTTCAATGTGCGAAGACAATGCCGGAAATATCTGGATAGGCACGCTGCAGCAGGGCGTAATTCGTTTTGCCCCTGATGGCAAAACCACCCCATTTACCGAAAAGGAAGGGCTTGGCGATAACACCGTCTGGTCTGCAACAACCGGTGCCGGTGGCAGTTTGTATTTCGGTACCAGCGATAACGGAATTTCCTGTTTCAGCGGTGGCCGGTTTACGGTAATCAGTTCGGCCCAAGGGCTTTGCTCCGACCTGATTTATGCGCTTTTAACCGACAGCAAAGGTCAGCTTTGGGTGGGTACAGATAAAGGCATCAATGTGCTTGCTTTCGGAGGCGGATTTACAGTGTCGAAGCTTAAATTTATTGGTACCGGCGACGGAATGAGAAGCCCGGAAGTAAGCCAGAATGCCTTGTTTGAAGATAAAAACGGATTGGTGTGGATGGGAACAGGCGAAGGACTTGCCCGCTGGAATCAGCGCCTTGATTTTCCAAATACCAACCCGCCGGCAGTTGTGCTCAACGGCATTCGTTTGTTTTATCAGCCGGCCGACTGGGCCAAACTCGGCCTCACGCCAGATCCGTTAAAAGGTTACCCGCTCAATCCCGTATTCAGCTACCGCGATAATCACCTTACGTTCGACTTTCAGGCGCTCAGCACCGACAATGTGCGCTATCAGTTTATGCTCGAAGGGCTTGATGATAACTGGTCGCCGCTTACTACAGGCAACGAAGCAGTGTACACCAACATTCCGCCCGGCCGCGATTACCGTTTTGTGGTAAAAGCACAAAACCGCGACGGCGTGTGGAGCAATGTGGTATTCAGCTATCCGTTTTCCATTCGCCCGCCGTTCTGGAAAACATGGTGGTTCATTGCCCTCATGGCCTTGCTGAGTGTGGCCGGCATTTATGCATTTATCCGCACGCGCACCGCACGCTTGCAGCGCGAGAAAAAAGTGCTCGAAGACCGCGTGCAGGAACGTACTGCCGAGTTGCGCGTGGCCAACGACCAGCTTTCGGTGGCCTACAAAGACATTAAAGACAGTATCAACTACGCACGCCGTATTCAAACCGCCATGCTGCCCGAGGCCAAGGAACTCGCCAAAACATTCACCGATCATTTCGTGTTCTTCCGTCCGCGCGATGTGGTGAGCGGCGATTTCTACTGGCATTTCCCCAAAGGCGACCGTATTTATTTTGCCGCCATCGACTGCACCGGGCATGGCGTGCCGGGCGCATTCATGAGCATCATCGGTAACTCACTCCTGCACGAAATTCTCAACGAAGAAGAAACGCCTTCGCCCGCACACATCCTCAACACCCTGCGCGATAAACTTATGCTTGCCCTGCGCCAGCGCGGCGCCGATTCCGAAAACCGCGACGGCATGGACATGGTGCTCTGCTGCTGGGAACGCCACACCGGTAAACTCATCTTCAGCGGCGCAAACAATCCGCTTTATCATTTCCGCGCAGGCTCACTCACCGAATACAAAACCAACGCACAACCCATCGGCGCTTACGGCGATGTACTCCATCCCTTCACCGAAACCACAATCGACATCGCCCCCGGCGACGCCATTTACCTTTTCACCGACGGCTATCCCGATCAGTTTGGAGGCGAAAAAGGGAAGAAGTATTTGTATTCGCGTTTTAAAACTTTACTCAGCACAATACATTCGCAACCAATGAATATTCAGAATGCGAAGATGGATGAGGAACTGAAAGCGTGGATGGGTGCGAATGAGCAGGTGGATGATATTCTGGTGATGGGTGTGCGGTTTTGA
- a CDS encoding MFS transporter gives MRSWLTKTVLILSLVSLLNDAASELLFPVLPMWMKQAGYGLLWIGIAEGIAEAVAGLTKGWFGQWSDRRGERLPFVRLGYLLSALAKPLLPLIASAPWVVFMRSSDRLGKGLRSGARDALLSQQSAPEERGRVFGFHRSMDTLGAVIGPLLALLWIWLHPGQSYTTLFMLALIPGLLSVLLLLFLKEKKTEAVSSKPPPFWAAFSYWKQAQPAYKKLTVWLVLFALFNSSDMFLLLLAHEVLPEKLHLFGQTFTADFGVVGLYIFYNLVYSAMAYPAGWLSDKFHPRMMLYTGLAAFAITYAGMGWMSIQENAPLALLPVLFFVYGFYTACTDGVSKAWTSTLCGKNEKASALGLQAGLNSLALLVASSAAGLIWSTAGAAYVFWPAAAAALICIAGLHFARISRSADTSKN, from the coding sequence ATGCGCAGCTGGCTCACAAAAACGGTACTCATTCTTTCCCTGGTAAGCCTGCTTAACGACGCAGCGAGCGAACTGTTGTTTCCGGTGCTGCCGATGTGGATGAAACAGGCCGGCTACGGTTTGCTGTGGATTGGTATTGCCGAAGGTATTGCAGAAGCGGTGGCCGGTTTAACCAAAGGCTGGTTCGGGCAATGGTCAGACAGGCGCGGCGAGCGATTGCCGTTTGTACGCTTGGGCTACCTGCTCAGCGCACTGGCCAAGCCACTGCTTCCACTCATTGCCTCAGCGCCCTGGGTTGTTTTTATGCGCAGCAGCGATCGTCTTGGTAAAGGCCTGCGCTCGGGTGCACGTGATGCTTTACTTTCGCAACAATCGGCTCCCGAAGAGCGCGGACGGGTGTTTGGTTTTCATCGCTCTATGGATACGCTGGGCGCGGTAATTGGTCCGCTGCTGGCGCTGCTCTGGATCTGGCTGCATCCCGGCCAGTCTTACACCACGCTTTTTATGCTGGCTTTAATTCCGGGTTTGCTGAGTGTATTGTTGCTGCTGTTTCTGAAAGAGAAAAAAACAGAAGCTGTAAGCAGCAAGCCACCACCATTCTGGGCGGCATTCAGCTACTGGAAGCAGGCACAACCGGCCTATAAAAAGCTAACGGTGTGGCTTGTACTGTTTGCATTGTTCAACAGCTCCGATATGTTTCTGCTGCTGCTTGCACACGAAGTATTGCCCGAAAAGCTGCACCTGTTTGGCCAAACGTTTACTGCCGATTTTGGCGTAGTGGGGCTGTACATTTTCTACAACCTCGTGTATTCAGCAATGGCTTATCCGGCAGGCTGGCTGAGCGACAAATTCCATCCGCGTATGATGCTTTACACCGGCCTGGCTGCCTTTGCCATTACTTACGCAGGTATGGGCTGGATGAGTATTCAGGAAAATGCACCGCTTGCACTTTTGCCGGTGCTGTTTTTCGTATATGGTTTTTACACGGCCTGCACCGATGGGGTAAGTAAGGCGTGGACAAGCACACTATGCGGCAAAAACGAAAAAGCCAGCGCACTCGGGCTTCAGGCAGGGCTTAACAGTTTGGCTTTGCTGGTGGCCAGTTCAGCCGCAGGGCTGATATGGTCAACGGCTGGTGCGGCTTATGTGTTCTGGCCGGCGGCGGCGGCGGCTCTCATTTGCATTGCCGGATTGCATTTCGCTCGAATTTCTCGCAGTGCAGATACCTCAAAAAACTAA
- a CDS encoding T9SS type A sorting domain-containing protein, translating to MKKSITLICAVLSFAATQAQNYHNVYPSGISGYDVFFNQITPVENIPATPLGYITAGETRIATNLAYRFPVVLRSDKNGTLTQPVNFKKTYIIYNDLGQYRPATGLAAFPINDGQTIVIGNYYQTDGSNLGGVYWQKLDAAGFPLQTKMYEFTSNGQAFQVIRSQINPDWLYICGKTYDTANSAYRASVMCVDLSGTLLWCRSYNILMNGSNENDEARTVCEVPAGPSGGAELAVAGSAIKADPVRGNVPVLFVQRVNAANGTPLANAQLIEPGISSSIEVFDMIHVSTANYGNCLLLAGAFNTYFGGSSYDSDAWGMLINLSATTVHWNRQIYPFTGYFERNVKVIELTDMYGAVSYALAGQNTSPGMGWNAHVVHLNKGGIPFSGQWFTYGGAWDESISHATRVAGNTHAVAMSGFSWINENHGWIAHTNSALTVPCSYTASSCAYSSPATTVSYAGVIDATEGITKQAISYAYEWLVPTPVCFSASSRLANEEPETNEWMNEGAGFTVYPNPASAATDQVMVKFNKAMDVTSVVKVTDVAGREVFSVTLPAGYSQPMSLGNLPAGMYSVSLITNGETETRRLIVQ from the coding sequence ATGAAAAAATCCATTACTCTGATTTGTGCTGTGCTTTCTTTTGCAGCTACTCAGGCGCAGAACTATCACAATGTGTATCCGTCGGGAATAAGCGGGTATGATGTGTTTTTTAATCAGATAACACCCGTAGAAAACATTCCGGCAACCCCTTTAGGTTATATCACAGCTGGCGAAACCCGAATTGCCACCAACCTTGCCTATCGTTTTCCGGTTGTATTAAGAAGTGATAAAAACGGAACACTAACCCAACCTGTTAATTTCAAAAAAACATATATCATTTACAACGATCTCGGGCAATACAGACCAGCCACAGGCCTTGCTGCTTTCCCGATAAATGATGGACAAACAATTGTGATTGGGAATTATTACCAGACCGACGGATCCAATTTAGGAGGTGTGTACTGGCAAAAATTGGATGCCGCCGGGTTTCCACTCCAAACAAAAATGTATGAATTTACCAGCAATGGTCAGGCCTTTCAGGTTATCCGTTCGCAGATAAATCCTGATTGGTTGTATATCTGTGGTAAAACGTATGATACTGCAAACTCAGCTTATCGCGCATCGGTAATGTGTGTTGATCTTTCCGGCACATTGCTCTGGTGCCGCTCATACAATATTCTGATGAACGGCAGTAACGAAAACGACGAAGCAAGAACTGTTTGCGAAGTTCCGGCCGGCCCTTCGGGTGGTGCAGAACTGGCGGTAGCCGGTTCAGCCATAAAAGCAGATCCTGTACGTGGTAATGTACCTGTGTTGTTTGTACAACGTGTAAATGCAGCTAACGGTACACCTCTTGCCAATGCACAACTTATTGAACCTGGCATTTCTTCGTCCATCGAAGTATTTGACATGATTCATGTGAGCACGGCTAATTATGGCAATTGTCTGCTGCTTGCAGGCGCTTTCAATACCTATTTCGGAGGATCGTCTTATGATTCTGATGCCTGGGGCATGCTCATTAATCTTTCCGCTACCACAGTGCACTGGAACAGGCAGATTTATCCGTTTACCGGTTATTTTGAGCGCAATGTAAAAGTAATCGAACTTACTGATATGTATGGAGCGGTATCGTATGCGCTGGCCGGACAAAATACCTCGCCGGGAATGGGCTGGAATGCGCATGTAGTGCATTTGAATAAAGGCGGTATTCCGTTTTCCGGCCAATGGTTTACCTATGGCGGTGCATGGGACGAAAGCATAAGCCATGCCACACGGGTAGCCGGAAATACGCATGCTGTGGCGATGTCGGGTTTTTCGTGGATTAATGAAAATCATGGCTGGATTGCGCATACGAATTCAGCATTAACTGTACCCTGTTCTTATACTGCTTCAAGTTGCGCTTACAGTTCACCGGCCACTACTGTTTCCTATGCAGGTGTTATTGATGCAACTGAAGGTATTACGAAGCAAGCCATTTCGTATGCGTATGAATGGCTTGTGCCAACCCCTGTTTGTTTCAGCGCCTCATCGCGCCTGGCAAATGAAGAGCCGGAAACGAATGAGTGGATGAATGAAGGTGCTGGTTTTACAGTTTACCCCAACCCGGCATCAGCAGCCACGGATCAGGTGATGGTGAAATTTAATAAAGCGATGGATGTGACAAGCGTGGTGAAAGTAACTGACGTGGCCGGAAGAGAAGTGTTTTCCGTTACGCTCCCAGCCGGGTATTCGCAACCGATGAGTTTGGGTAATCTTCCAGCGGGTATGTATTCTGTTTCCCTTATTACGAACGGAGAAACTGAAACACGCAGACTTATTGTGCAGTAA